A section of the Rhodobacteraceae bacterium LMO-JJ12 genome encodes:
- a CDS encoding DUF2493 domain-containing protein: MAYDTANTYETIELFGLTEKDAQLPIPEDHILTDRIIRESFEALLGPLRATGLEAEIEPLAHGLATILQRRKVALGKEVDRTADKIGALAKSHDGSEIAETALEEAQARFVQLREIVSAIEVMSEAAAECYEIETGHAYIPAAGSRASVRAKETGAVFEARQLLEQHDRETAEKSKVEGVPLIVSGATDWTDVDVIFNTLDKVCERIKQNRNQEIFLCHKGGKYGAEMIAARWARARGVAQARFDPRWSAHGRAAPFKCNDEMLDDKFAATGVVLFGGNGVALNLGQKAEAKGLTVMRVADPAKKTAET; encoded by the coding sequence ATGGCTTACGACACAGCAAACACCTACGAGACCATCGAGCTTTTCGGACTGACCGAGAAGGACGCGCAGCTGCCGATCCCGGAAGATCACATCCTGACCGACCGCATCATCCGCGAGAGCTTCGAGGCTTTGCTCGGGCCGCTGCGCGCAACCGGGCTCGAGGCGGAAATCGAACCGCTGGCCCATGGGCTCGCCACGATCCTGCAGCGCCGCAAGGTGGCGCTTGGCAAGGAGGTCGACCGCACCGCCGACAAGATCGGCGCGCTGGCAAAATCCCACGACGGATCGGAGATCGCCGAGACCGCGCTCGAAGAGGCGCAGGCGCGCTTTGTGCAGCTGCGCGAGATTGTCAGCGCCATCGAGGTGATGAGCGAGGCAGCGGCGGAATGCTACGAGATCGAGACGGGCCACGCCTACATCCCGGCAGCCGGCTCGCGCGCAAGCGTCCGGGCGAAAGAGACCGGGGCGGTCTTCGAGGCACGGCAGCTCCTGGAGCAGCACGACCGCGAGACTGCCGAGAAGTCGAAAGTCGAGGGGGTGCCCCTGATCGTCTCAGGCGCCACCGACTGGACCGATGTCGATGTGATCTTCAACACGCTCGACAAGGTTTGCGAACGGATTAAGCAGAACCGCAACCAGGAGATCTTCCTCTGCCACAAGGGTGGCAAGTACGGGGCGGAGATGATTGCGGCTCGGTGGGCCCGGGCACGCGGCGTCGCACAGGCGCGCTTTGATCCTCGCTGGTCCGCGCATGGGCGGGCGGCACCGTTCAAGTGCAACGACGAAATGCTCGACGACAAGTTCGCGGCGACGGGGGTTGTCCTCTTCGGCGGCAACGGGGTCGCGCTGAACCTCGGGCAGAAGGCGGAAGCGAAAGGTCTGACGGTCATGCGGGTTGCGGACCCGGCGAAGAAAACTGCGGAGACGTGA
- a CDS encoding transposase — MSRTKRLTEIEKMQIVREAAEGVSTAELAERFEVTSRAVRYVLKADAERQTDAAIPVSAVSVKVTAAELEALDAVLAKVGIESRAEGLRRLIQAAGGVFVPDAQMAAEMARYRASLHEVGNGVAQIAKQMTRANRMGKGAAGGTRAEFTELRLAQMRGLARFILDSADEIDLLLRRRRDAIQLQATAALREFAHAAE, encoded by the coding sequence ATGTCCCGAACAAAACGCCTGACAGAGATCGAGAAGATGCAGATCGTCCGCGAGGCCGCGGAGGGTGTGTCGACGGCCGAGCTGGCCGAGCGTTTCGAGGTCACATCGCGGGCCGTGCGCTACGTCTTGAAAGCCGATGCCGAGCGCCAGACCGATGCTGCGATCCCGGTTTCCGCCGTCAGTGTGAAGGTGACGGCCGCGGAGCTTGAAGCCCTCGACGCGGTGTTGGCGAAGGTGGGGATCGAGAGCCGGGCCGAGGGGCTGCGGCGGCTCATTCAGGCGGCAGGCGGGGTGTTCGTTCCGGACGCGCAGATGGCGGCAGAGATGGCGCGCTACCGCGCTTCACTGCACGAGGTCGGCAATGGGGTCGCGCAGATCGCCAAGCAGATGACGCGGGCCAACCGGATGGGGAAGGGGGCCGCGGGGGGCACGCGTGCCGAGTTCACCGAATTGCGCCTTGCCCAGATGCGCGGGTTGGCGCGGTTCATCCTGGATTCTGCGGACGAGATCGATCTGCTTCTGCGCCGCCGTCGGGACGCGATACAACTGCAGGCCACGGCCGCGCTGAGGGAGTTTGCCCATGCGGCTGAATGA